In the Candidatus Electrothrix rattekaaiensis genome, one interval contains:
- a CDS encoding DNA-binding response regulator has protein sequence MKNKTRDPQPDVLIIDDDNGTRLTIKHIVESAQYQTRTAAGGHDALKMVQEKLPDIIILDLVMPAMDGYEVCRHLKADPRSAKVPIIFLSGLPSAQNKLKAFEAGGVDYIVKPCSTVELLARLHTHLALQRTQNSLAAEVQKQTVELEEKNKELQETNLVLKRLLREIEEEKKEVSRIMQTNIERLILPDLARMVEAPEQQRYQLRDTIQTNLRDLSSSVTGKDVDAYFLLTPTELRVLNCIRQGRSSKEIAQSLNISPQTVATHRKKIRKKLNISGKKINLNSFVNRLE, from the coding sequence ATGAAAAATAAAACGAGAGACCCTCAACCAGATGTACTGATTATAGACGATGATAACGGAACCCGACTGACCATAAAGCATATCGTTGAATCAGCCCAGTATCAGACAAGAACAGCAGCCGGGGGGCATGATGCCCTCAAAATGGTTCAGGAAAAACTACCAGACATTATTATCCTTGATCTGGTGATGCCAGCAATGGACGGCTATGAAGTCTGCCGACACCTGAAAGCAGATCCCCGGTCTGCCAAGGTACCGATTATATTCCTAAGCGGCTTGCCTTCTGCTCAAAACAAGCTCAAAGCCTTTGAGGCGGGCGGGGTTGATTATATTGTCAAGCCATGCAGTACGGTTGAGCTCCTTGCTCGGCTGCATACCCATCTTGCCCTGCAACGTACCCAGAATTCTCTGGCAGCGGAGGTGCAGAAGCAAACCGTTGAACTGGAAGAAAAAAACAAAGAACTTCAAGAAACAAATCTTGTCCTCAAACGTTTGCTTCGCGAAATTGAAGAAGAAAAAAAGGAGGTGAGTCGTATTATGCAAACCAACATTGAGCGCCTCATACTCCCCGACCTTGCCAGAATGGTCGAGGCTCCAGAGCAACAGCGCTATCAACTGCGAGATACTATCCAGACCAATCTGCGGGATCTGTCCAGCTCGGTGACTGGAAAAGATGTGGACGCATATTTCCTTCTCACGCCAACCGAATTACGGGTGCTGAATTGTATTCGCCAGGGGCGTTCGAGCAAGGAGATTGCCCAATCCTTAAACATCTCTCCTCAGACAGTGGCGACGCATCGAAAAAAGATCCGCAAAAAACTGAATATTTCGGGAAAAAAAATCAACCTGAACTCCTTTGTAAACCGATTGGAGTAA
- a CDS encoding AAA family ATPase translates to MYLQHFGLKHPPFTRKPNPDVFFAQAGRKNILQDLRNDLQQGNAAMLLTGPKASGKTLCCQLIRHRLDGSSYKVVYLENPVGSFDELLGRVCLQLGMPLSVDIEQDMIEQDITAVLQTLLSTRKEKGKRVLLLIDEAEKMFLATLERLFRLLNELNKDYGVQAILIGQPALNSSLEQLSGYCEGVRIVSSYRLEAFSSEETGAYLAYRLKAAGGGTGRKDAVFSEKAVQEIFLLGQGLPGIMDGIAEAALETAAAAGADSVLPVHVTVPNDPVAFPGRFDDEESSGRYTGLLLLLALCLLVFFFFGQTSFFSNQEEAPQEVVQESINLQPENTEIQLALPEKDKEVPLPFALEETTSEETTTEVISLQSSTEQNEAEKPSLLSLPIPQRPEFKRKDGDEEKEDLIVVPATIAQEDTAQSLPEEKTPQQADTEQNKVIQLDEQKIDKTDKEVVAEIVPEIVPEVVIEAVEETLMETRSVLAPDERTPSEQTASAPDDEVRTEALATAKKLPVIKPTWIIELAPGMKKRRPPAAEKPARSSEQKEKEEAATAPPKPKTLVPVASARGVVAPAVSTRQQAQTPAAVPVRKPDIIRVPKVEITPVTPLPHSTKADKTDKADQLFARYLGVGNRWTKKTYGNKFTVQLLVLSSNDAADKIKNMIIREEYQEHTRKLSILRRDTLPPTLFVCYGVYSSMDEARNARNAMPLFLRKHHPYALSISDVLAKTRD, encoded by the coding sequence ATGTATCTCCAACACTTTGGTCTCAAACACCCGCCGTTCACTCGGAAACCGAATCCAGACGTATTTTTTGCTCAGGCCGGGCGAAAAAATATCCTGCAAGATCTGCGTAATGATCTTCAGCAGGGGAATGCGGCAATGCTCCTTACCGGCCCCAAAGCATCTGGAAAGACGCTTTGCTGTCAACTGATTCGGCATCGCCTGGACGGGAGTTCGTACAAGGTCGTTTATCTGGAGAATCCGGTCGGTTCCTTTGATGAACTCCTCGGGCGGGTCTGCCTGCAATTGGGGATGCCTTTGTCGGTGGATATAGAGCAGGACATGATAGAGCAGGACATCACCGCTGTTCTGCAGACCTTGCTGAGCACCCGGAAAGAGAAAGGAAAACGTGTTCTTCTGCTTATTGATGAGGCGGAGAAAATGTTCCTTGCCACGCTGGAGCGTCTGTTTCGCTTGCTGAATGAGCTGAACAAGGACTATGGGGTGCAGGCGATATTGATTGGTCAGCCAGCCCTGAATAGCTCTCTTGAGCAGTTAAGCGGCTACTGTGAAGGTGTCAGGATTGTATCATCATATAGGCTAGAGGCTTTTTCATCAGAGGAGACAGGAGCGTATCTTGCTTATCGTCTCAAAGCGGCAGGAGGCGGAACGGGACGTAAAGATGCTGTTTTTTCCGAGAAAGCCGTGCAGGAGATCTTTCTTCTTGGTCAAGGCCTTCCCGGCATTATGGATGGAATTGCTGAGGCGGCCCTAGAGACTGCTGCTGCTGCCGGGGCCGATTCTGTCCTGCCTGTTCATGTCACCGTGCCGAATGACCCTGTCGCCTTTCCTGGGAGATTCGACGATGAGGAGTCTAGTGGGCGGTACACAGGGCTGCTGCTCCTCCTTGCCCTGTGCCTGCTCGTCTTCTTCTTTTTTGGTCAGACCTCTTTCTTTTCCAATCAAGAGGAAGCACCACAGGAGGTTGTTCAGGAGTCGATCAATCTTCAGCCGGAAAACACGGAAATTCAACTCGCCTTGCCAGAAAAGGACAAAGAGGTCCCATTGCCCTTTGCATTGGAAGAAACAACATCGGAAGAGACAACAACTGAAGTCATCTCTTTGCAATCTTCAACGGAACAAAATGAAGCGGAGAAGCCTTCACTCCTCTCCCTCCCCATTCCTCAGCGTCCTGAATTTAAGAGAAAGGACGGCGATGAGGAAAAAGAAGACCTTATCGTGGTGCCAGCAACGATTGCTCAAGAGGATACGGCGCAGTCTCTGCCGGAGGAGAAAACACCTCAGCAAGCAGATACTGAGCAGAACAAGGTTATTCAGCTTGATGAACAAAAAATCGACAAAACCGACAAAGAAGTCGTTGCAGAGATCGTTCCCGAAATCGTTCCAGAGGTTGTTATTGAGGCGGTAGAGGAAACCTTGATGGAAACGAGGTCGGTGCTTGCTCCTGATGAGCGAACCCCGTCCGAACAGACTGCTTCTGCTCCTGATGACGAGGTCCGCACTGAGGCCTTGGCAACGGCCAAGAAGCTCCCGGTTATTAAGCCCACCTGGATTATTGAACTCGCACCGGGTATGAAGAAGAGGCGGCCACCTGCCGCTGAAAAACCTGCTCGATCATCCGAGCAAAAGGAAAAAGAAGAAGCAGCAACAGCCCCGCCGAAACCCAAGACCTTGGTTCCTGTTGCTTCTGCCCGTGGAGTTGTTGCGCCAGCTGTCTCTACCCGGCAACAAGCTCAAACTCCTGCTGCTGTTCCTGTGCGGAAACCTGATATAATACGGGTACCAAAAGTTGAGATAACGCCGGTTACGCCCCTGCCTCATTCAACCAAGGCTGACAAGACTGACAAGGCTGATCAGCTTTTTGCCCGATATCTCGGGGTCGGCAACCGATGGACTAAGAAAACATACGGAAATAAATTTACTGTCCAGCTGCTTGTTTTGTCCTCGAACGATGCTGCTGATAAAATAAAAAATATGATTATCCGGGAAGAATATCAGGAGCATACAAGGAAACTCTCCATTCTCCGCCGGGATACTCTGCCACCAACGCTCTTTGTCTGCTACGGTGTGTACAGCAGCATGGATGAGGCCAGAAATGCTCGAAATGCCATGCCTCTTTTTCTCCGTAAACATCACCCCTATGCCCTTTCGATCAGTGATGTGTTGGCAAAGACGAGGGATTAA
- a CDS encoding DUF4139 domain-containing protein — protein MIHTLCLCLLILLPLTAASAMPEKNEKNSKEIVSSLDDQDSVAVTIYNQDLALVRDARKISLKPGQQTLAFREVSAQIRPQTALLAAPGLRVLEQNFEYDLLTPQSLLEKYVGQKVLLVKTHPTTGEETKQEATVLSNGGGTVLRVGDHIESGIPGRLIFPAVPENLRDRPTLTMLVESKNSEPQPVVLSYLTGGLSWQADYVAELGPDDTSLDLNGWVTLKNESGATYENAQLKLVAGDVNRVRERMQPVMMARGAVLAESAMDSGMAEESMFEYHLYTLGRPTTIKEKQSKQVALMQADSVQVKKEFVLNGQNYYYSNKAGDLGKKIKVGVFVELKNSKEAGIGQPLPAGIMRVYKKDSSGSLQFVGEDRIDHTPENETVRLKLGDAFDVTADKKQTDFQKLSGFSRYNYAFESAFEIVLKNAKDEAVTVRVQEPVPGDWEMVEESAPHVKESASAAVWQITVEPKSSTVLTWRVKVKY, from the coding sequence ATGATCCATACCCTATGTCTGTGTTTGCTTATTCTGCTCCCCCTCACTGCTGCTTCTGCCATGCCTGAAAAAAATGAAAAAAATTCCAAAGAAATCGTATCATCCCTTGATGACCAAGATTCTGTTGCCGTCACCATCTATAATCAGGATCTTGCCCTGGTCCGGGATGCCCGGAAAATCAGCCTGAAACCGGGCCAACAAACCCTGGCCTTTCGCGAGGTCAGTGCGCAGATTCGTCCGCAGACCGCCTTGCTGGCTGCGCCGGGCCTCCGAGTGCTGGAGCAGAATTTTGAGTATGACCTGCTCACCCCTCAATCCTTGCTGGAAAAATATGTGGGCCAAAAGGTGCTGCTGGTCAAGACCCATCCCACCACAGGTGAAGAAACCAAGCAGGAAGCCACGGTTCTCAGTAACGGCGGCGGCACTGTCCTTCGGGTCGGGGATCATATTGAGTCTGGTATTCCGGGCCGCCTCATTTTTCCCGCTGTCCCGGAAAATCTGCGGGATCGTCCTACCTTGACCATGCTGGTGGAGAGCAAGAACAGCGAGCCGCAACCGGTGGTTCTTAGCTACTTGACCGGTGGGCTCTCCTGGCAGGCCGATTATGTGGCAGAACTCGGGCCTGACGATACCAGCCTTGATCTCAACGGCTGGGTCACCCTGAAAAACGAAAGCGGTGCGACCTATGAGAATGCCCAGCTCAAGCTGGTGGCCGGTGATGTAAATCGGGTACGGGAGAGAATGCAACCGGTGATGATGGCACGGGGAGCCGTTCTTGCGGAATCTGCAATGGACAGCGGCATGGCCGAAGAATCCATGTTTGAATACCATCTTTACACCTTGGGCCGTCCCACCACCATCAAGGAAAAGCAGTCCAAGCAGGTTGCGCTGATGCAGGCTGACAGCGTGCAGGTGAAAAAAGAATTTGTTCTGAACGGCCAGAATTATTATTACAGCAACAAGGCCGGAGACCTGGGAAAGAAAATAAAGGTCGGGGTCTTTGTTGAGCTGAAAAACAGCAAGGAGGCCGGAATCGGTCAGCCACTGCCTGCTGGCATTATGCGGGTCTACAAAAAAGACAGCTCCGGTAGCCTCCAATTTGTTGGGGAAGATCGGATAGATCATACCCCGGAAAATGAAACGGTCCGCCTGAAATTGGGTGATGCCTTTGATGTGACCGCAGATAAGAAACAGACAGACTTTCAAAAACTGTCCGGGTTCAGCCGTTATAATTATGCCTTTGAGAGTGCCTTTGAGATTGTCCTGAAAAACGCCAAGGATGAAGCCGTGACTGTCCGAGTGCAGGAACCGGTGCCCGGAGATTGGGAGATGGTGGAAGAATCAGCCCCGCACGTCAAGGAAAGTGCCAGTGCTGCGGTCTGGCAGATCACGGTGGAACCGAAATCCAGTACCGTCCTGACATGGCGGGTAAAGGTGAAATATTAG
- a CDS encoding glycosyltransferase family 2 protein gives MFSMNTVIVIPVYNEAKAVGQVIEDVRAHGFPHIIVVDDGSTDESWCVASAHDALAIRLKVNRGKGAAVKTGIMAANLLDADVVVTMDGDGQHDPADIKPLITPILEGDSDVVLGSRLLHREDMPFIKVIANNVGNFFTWLFYGLLVSDSQSGFRAYSRYAALIIDTKADKYEYDSKVIREIKNNRLRFTEVSVQTLYTSYSKGKKNKQGFLNGLVTLYRMVWKLIA, from the coding sequence ATGTTTTCCATGAATACGGTTATTGTTATTCCGGTCTATAATGAGGCCAAGGCTGTGGGTCAGGTCATTGAGGATGTCCGGGCCCACGGTTTCCCTCATATCATTGTGGTTGACGACGGCAGCACGGATGAGAGCTGGTGCGTAGCCTCTGCCCATGACGCGTTGGCAATTCGCCTCAAGGTAAATCGCGGCAAGGGTGCTGCGGTCAAGACCGGTATCATGGCGGCCAATCTGCTGGATGCGGACGTGGTGGTGACGATGGACGGTGATGGGCAGCACGATCCTGCGGATATCAAGCCGTTGATCACTCCGATCCTTGAGGGGGACAGTGATGTTGTGCTCGGCTCCCGCCTCCTCCATCGGGAGGACATGCCTTTTATCAAGGTGATCGCTAACAACGTCGGCAACTTTTTCACCTGGCTGTTCTACGGCCTGCTGGTCTCGGACAGCCAGTCCGGCTTTCGCGCCTATTCCCGCTATGCTGCCCTGATTATTGATACTAAGGCGGATAAGTATGAATACGACAGCAAGGTGATCCGCGAGATAAAAAATAATCGCCTCCGCTTTACCGAAGTTTCGGTGCAGACCCTCTACACCTCATACTCCAAGGGAAAGAAGAATAAGCAGGGCTTTCTTAACGGCCTTGTGACCCTGTATAGGATGGTTTGGAAGCTGATTGCCTGA
- a CDS encoding DNA cytosine methyltransferase — MTKKKYRVLSLFSGGMGLDLGLEQTGRFKTIICIEKEKAFCDTIRLNHSKGRLPKNLKIVEADISKLDPKQVFSDLKVDPKSIDVVVGGPPCQSFSTAGRRGTIQDPRGTLLWDFLRFIQYIKPKMFLMENVRGLLSAALKHRPIAERPERGGEPLTDEEVPGSVVKLFAQDLANLDDIGYNLDVFEVNSVNYGAPQIRERVLFVGNCYGKKVEFPQPTHGNNTSKKNVSKQLTLFEEKNIRLPWKTLGDAIGDFDENDPTVLDFSPRKKSFLAMVPPGSNWRSLPEEVQKESMGKAWYAKGGRSGWWRRLTFDLPSPTLVTMPNHASTSLCHPTKTRALSIKEYARIQEFPDDWEFSGTVSQQYAQVGNAVPARLGNVAGNVIATELDSIISNGIKKHKQATSDPRIVYIQSHVRARQWFKDGKVHIWSDGANNDNACYALPKTTKKVNSI, encoded by the coding sequence ATGACTAAAAAAAAATACAGAGTCCTATCTCTTTTTTCAGGTGGAATGGGACTTGATTTAGGGCTTGAACAAACTGGGCGTTTTAAAACAATTATATGTATTGAAAAGGAGAAGGCGTTTTGTGATACAATTCGACTTAATCATAGCAAAGGAAGACTTCCAAAGAATTTAAAGATAGTAGAGGCTGACATATCAAAACTTGATCCAAAGCAAGTTTTCTCCGACTTAAAAGTAGATCCAAAATCTATTGATGTTGTTGTTGGTGGTCCTCCCTGTCAATCCTTTAGTACCGCTGGGCGTCGTGGCACGATACAAGATCCAAGAGGTACCCTATTGTGGGACTTTCTCCGTTTCATACAGTACATCAAACCTAAAATGTTTTTGATGGAGAATGTTAGAGGGTTGCTATCAGCAGCTTTGAAGCATAGGCCAATTGCAGAACGCCCTGAACGAGGAGGCGAACCACTTACTGACGAAGAAGTGCCTGGATCCGTAGTTAAATTATTTGCTCAAGATTTAGCAAACCTTGATGATATCGGTTACAACTTAGATGTTTTCGAAGTAAACTCAGTGAATTACGGGGCGCCGCAAATTAGAGAACGAGTTCTCTTTGTCGGAAATTGTTACGGAAAGAAAGTTGAATTTCCTCAGCCGACACACGGAAATAACACGAGCAAGAAGAATGTATCTAAGCAATTAACCTTGTTTGAAGAAAAAAACATTCGTCTTCCATGGAAAACATTAGGCGATGCAATAGGTGATTTTGATGAGAATGATCCCACTGTATTGGATTTTAGCCCAAGAAAAAAAAGTTTTTTGGCTATGGTGCCACCCGGTTCAAATTGGAGAAGCCTTCCAGAAGAAGTTCAAAAAGAGTCAATGGGTAAAGCATGGTATGCCAAAGGCGGACGTTCTGGCTGGTGGCGCAGACTCACCTTTGATTTGCCTTCACCTACTCTCGTAACAATGCCGAATCATGCCAGTACTTCTCTCTGCCATCCTACTAAAACACGAGCGTTATCAATAAAAGAATATGCAAGGATTCAGGAGTTTCCAGATGATTGGGAATTTTCAGGTACGGTTTCTCAACAATATGCACAAGTGGGAAACGCTGTACCAGCAAGATTAGGAAATGTTGCAGGAAATGTTATCGCAACAGAACTAGATTCAATAATCAGTAATGGTATTAAAAAGCATAAACAGGCTACTTCTGATCCACGAATTGTATATATTCAATCTCATGTAAGAGCCAGACAATGGTTCAAAGATGGGAAGGTACATATATGGTCTGATGGAGCCAATAATGATAACGCGTGTTATGCGTTACCAAAAACCACCAAAAAGGTTAACTCAATATAG
- a CDS encoding DNA cytosine methyltransferase yields MKQKLLVDLFAGAGGLSCGLEMAGFKPILANEIDPKYAETYKYNHPDTEVVVDDIRAVNDINLKENIGLKAGELDLIAGGPPCQGFSINAPIRSLDDKRNHLFKEYLRIAEALSPKAILIENVPGIISLGKGTVVEQIYKELHRMGYSISHRILFAGHYGVPQMRFRTTFIAIKGREKKIIFPEPTYDAKAVANFTGAKELCMDIMPLFAQYLKPQTNVWDAISDLPEIEPGNGDGLFNYPTNSKSNYQTILRTGSDHIENHICSNLGKINLERLKHIPQGGSWRDIPFDLLPTGLKRARRSDHTKRYGRLHPDGLCSTILTKCDPHWGSFFHPVQDRVLSVREAARIQSFPDTYIFYGSTTQQYAQVGNAVPPFLAKAIGETILQMIGSGHE; encoded by the coding sequence TTGAAACAAAAGCTTTTAGTTGATCTATTTGCAGGTGCGGGTGGTTTATCCTGTGGATTAGAAATGGCAGGCTTTAAGCCAATATTGGCAAATGAAATTGATCCAAAATATGCAGAGACATACAAATATAATCATCCTGATACAGAGGTTGTGGTTGATGATATACGAGCTGTAAATGATATAAACTTAAAGGAAAATATTGGCTTGAAAGCTGGCGAGTTAGATTTGATTGCAGGTGGACCACCATGCCAAGGTTTTTCTATCAATGCTCCAATTAGAAGTCTGGACGATAAACGAAATCATTTATTTAAGGAGTATTTGAGAATTGCAGAAGCTCTCAGCCCCAAAGCAATCTTAATAGAAAATGTACCTGGAATTATTTCTTTAGGAAAAGGTACTGTTGTAGAGCAAATATACAAAGAACTTCATAGGATGGGTTACAGTATAAGTCATAGGATATTGTTCGCAGGTCATTATGGTGTACCTCAAATGAGGTTCCGAACGACATTTATTGCAATTAAAGGAAGAGAGAAAAAAATTATTTTCCCTGAACCGACTTATGACGCTAAAGCAGTTGCAAACTTTACCGGTGCTAAAGAGCTTTGTATGGATATTATGCCGTTGTTTGCACAGTATTTAAAACCCCAGACTAATGTATGGGATGCGATATCAGATTTACCAGAAATTGAACCGGGTAATGGTGATGGTTTATTCAATTATCCAACAAATTCAAAAAGTAATTATCAAACAATACTTCGAACAGGTTCTGACCATATTGAAAACCACATTTGTTCAAATCTTGGTAAAATTAATTTAGAACGACTTAAACATATTCCACAAGGTGGAAGTTGGCGAGACATTCCATTTGATTTGTTACCGACAGGACTCAAACGTGCCCGTCGAAGCGACCATACCAAACGTTACGGGAGGCTACATCCAGATGGTTTATGCTCTACTATTTTAACCAAATGCGACCCGCATTGGGGGAGTTTCTTTCACCCAGTACAAGATAGAGTTCTATCTGTTAGGGAAGCAGCGAGAATTCAATCTTTCCCAGACACATATATTTTTTACGGCAGTACTACCCAACAATATGCACAAGTTGGTAATGCGGTGCCTCCTTTTTTGGCAAAAGCAATTGGAGAGACCATTTTACAAATGATCGGGAGTGGCCATGAGTAA
- a CDS encoding NotI family restriction endonuclease codes for MSKKRDLIEVFGYSPDDLTNSVRVLWSMGGCPFTNKGCIKINHDQTITYGTCSVTSPYGDIIICPNRLYVNNYEVLAKVSHDSFGNKIPFLMYDQFIEERALYKECIVALGKNSGKEIQVGRALSMDWVLAHISEAKLVEYVGIEVQSIDITGNYRDAWHSYKNFTKNSDRNALPSSQHGLNWANVHKRLIPQIIRKSVVYSRSKLVTKGLNFILPDIVYKKFEEVVGDDIPLLDTQSHDTITVYTYELGKPAPYGHQRELIQVRKLRFNLDEFSNRFLSGPNLPSGEDLDQVVKNVLGVGD; via the coding sequence ATGAGTAAAAAGAGAGATTTAATTGAGGTTTTTGGATATAGTCCTGATGACTTAACAAATAGTGTAAGGGTTCTTTGGAGTATGGGAGGGTGTCCGTTTACCAATAAAGGGTGTATCAAAATCAATCATGATCAAACCATCACCTATGGAACATGCAGTGTCACTTCACCGTATGGTGATATTATTATTTGTCCAAACAGGCTATACGTTAATAACTATGAAGTATTAGCCAAAGTAAGCCATGACTCTTTTGGTAATAAAATACCGTTTCTAATGTATGACCAATTCATTGAAGAAAGAGCTTTATATAAAGAATGTATAGTCGCACTCGGAAAAAATTCCGGAAAAGAGATACAAGTCGGTCGAGCATTGTCAATGGATTGGGTTTTGGCACATATTTCAGAAGCAAAATTAGTTGAGTACGTTGGAATAGAAGTTCAAAGTATCGACATTACAGGAAACTACCGTGACGCTTGGCATTCTTATAAAAACTTCACAAAAAATTCCGATAGAAATGCACTTCCATCCTCTCAACATGGTTTAAATTGGGCGAATGTCCATAAACGATTAATTCCTCAAATAATACGAAAGAGTGTTGTTTATTCACGATCAAAGCTTGTAACCAAAGGTCTTAATTTTATACTTCCAGATATTGTCTATAAAAAATTTGAAGAAGTGGTAGGAGACGATATTCCTTTATTAGACACTCAAAGTCATGACACTATAACTGTATACACATACGAACTTGGTAAGCCCGCTCCGTATGGTCATCAAAGGGAGTTGATTCAGGTTAGAAAGTTGAGATTTAATTTGGATGAGTTTTCAAATCGTTTCTTATCTGGACCAAATCTACCCAGTGGCGAGGATTTAGATCAAGTTGTTAAAAATGTTCTTGGGGTTGGAGATTAG
- a CDS encoding AAA family ATPase produces the protein MKITRLDIEGFRSLRNVRWVPGDLNVIIGPNGTGKSNLLRLMELISVSAQGKLGKYIQSLGGMDPIVWDGTATSIKFALESIPEGGELGPEHYELELARLGAGSSYKVEKELLINSHKLKKSIEKKPFKFLERFSKTAVIFDETERTFTTPEEFVSEEESLLSIASGPFINNHYIPPFQRELASIAVYHDLHTNNDASVRQPAISRMEKRVDPDGQNLISVMHTLYTGDRNFKKDINSAMRAAFGDDFEELIFPPASDQRIQMRIRWKSLKREQSAAELSDGTLRFLFLLTVLASPSPAPVIAIDEPETGLHPSMLPLVAEYAVDASTRSQVIFTTHSPQFLDAFVETQPTTTVATWENGETILKTLKGENLNYWLKEYSLGDLFKSGELEQMI, from the coding sequence ATGAAAATTACACGGTTGGATATTGAAGGCTTCCGCTCCCTACGCAATGTACGTTGGGTTCCTGGAGATCTTAATGTAATTATCGGACCCAATGGGACTGGTAAATCAAATTTGTTACGATTAATGGAACTAATTTCTGTATCTGCACAGGGAAAGCTTGGTAAGTATATTCAATCGTTGGGTGGAATGGACCCTATCGTTTGGGATGGCACTGCAACTTCCATAAAGTTTGCCCTTGAATCAATTCCTGAGGGAGGAGAGCTAGGACCTGAACATTACGAACTTGAATTAGCAAGGCTTGGAGCTGGAAGTTCGTATAAAGTTGAAAAGGAACTTTTAATCAACTCGCATAAATTAAAGAAAAGTATTGAAAAAAAACCATTTAAATTTCTAGAAAGGTTCTCGAAGACAGCAGTTATTTTTGATGAAACTGAGCGTACCTTTACTACTCCTGAAGAATTTGTCTCTGAGGAGGAAAGTCTTCTTTCAATAGCGTCAGGACCATTTATCAATAATCACTACATACCACCTTTTCAACGAGAATTGGCCTCTATTGCTGTTTATCATGATCTGCATACGAATAACGATGCCTCTGTTCGTCAACCTGCTATCTCTCGTATGGAAAAACGGGTTGATCCTGACGGACAAAATCTCATTTCTGTTATGCATACGCTTTACACAGGTGATCGTAATTTCAAAAAAGATATTAATTCGGCCATGCGAGCTGCATTTGGTGATGATTTCGAAGAGCTAATTTTTCCGCCTGCGTCTGATCAGAGAATTCAAATGCGAATTCGTTGGAAATCGTTGAAGCGCGAGCAATCAGCTGCTGAACTTTCAGACGGAACCCTGCGTTTTTTGTTTTTGTTAACGGTACTGGCAAGTCCATCACCGGCTCCAGTTATTGCGATTGATGAACCGGAAACAGGGTTGCATCCATCCATGTTGCCCTTGGTTGCAGAGTATGCGGTTGATGCATCGACTCGATCCCAAGTTATTTTCACGACGCATTCCCCACAATTTTTGGATGCTTTCGTGGAGACTCAGCCTACAACAACTGTAGCAACATGGGAAAATGGTGAAACCATATTGAAAACGCTCAAAGGCGAAAATCTTAATTACTGGCTAAAAGAATACTCTCTGGGGGATCTTTTTAAATCTGGGGAACTGGAGCAGATGATATGA
- the hemG gene encoding menaquinone-dependent protoporphyrinogen IX dehydrogenase has product MSKILLIYSSTDGHTEKICLRLKQVLETRNDHVTLVSINNANTNDLNSFDKIVIGASIRYGKHSRQTYAFIQNNQETLEGKPNAFFSVNVVARKPGKNTPETNPYLQKFLRQITWKPKKIAVFAGKIEYQKYTFWERLMIRLIMWITKGPTDLKTNIEFTDWNQVDDFGQVVHEMQ; this is encoded by the coding sequence ATGTCTAAAATTCTTCTCATATACTCGTCAACAGATGGTCATACGGAAAAAATCTGTTTACGCCTCAAGCAAGTCCTCGAAACCCGGAATGATCACGTCACCCTTGTTTCTATCAATAATGCAAACACTAACGACCTCAACTCATTTGACAAAATAGTCATCGGCGCAAGTATTCGTTACGGGAAACACAGCAGGCAGACGTATGCATTTATTCAAAACAATCAGGAAACCTTAGAAGGTAAACCTAACGCCTTCTTTTCTGTCAACGTTGTCGCACGTAAACCGGGGAAAAACACACCTGAAACAAATCCGTATCTCCAAAAATTCCTCAGACAAATAACCTGGAAACCAAAGAAAATCGCTGTTTTTGCAGGGAAAATAGAATATCAGAAATATACATTTTGGGAACGTCTTATGATCCGCCTCATTATGTGGATAACAAAAGGTCCGACCGATCTAAAAACAAATATTGAATTCACAGATTGGAACCAAGTTGATGACTTTGGACAAGTTGTTCATGAAATGCAATAA